In a genomic window of Sporosarcina trichiuri:
- a CDS encoding antibiotic biosynthesis monooxygenase family protein: MTNIYTTRGTVDFMEKVKEKYPDEKMILMNGSGTSLLLHETEGKTVFQTPHKYEVIAELGQLQDRGFFAMNNVPVSDEGKPVFEDRFKKDYGKMADAAGFTAYRLLRPIGSDTYVILTEWEDAKAFDMWRHTPAFKDAYDTSTMDAHAGPAAHIFTSAPYLSLYSSVSDEEDGL, translated from the coding sequence ATGACAAACATTTATACGACCCGCGGGACAGTTGACTTCATGGAGAAAGTGAAGGAGAAGTATCCCGATGAGAAGATGATTCTCATGAACGGCAGCGGGACGTCGCTGCTGCTGCACGAAACCGAAGGGAAGACCGTATTCCAGACACCGCACAAGTACGAAGTGATTGCGGAGCTCGGACAGCTGCAGGACCGCGGATTCTTCGCCATGAACAACGTGCCGGTATCCGACGAAGGCAAGCCGGTATTCGAAGACCGGTTCAAGAAGGACTACGGAAAGATGGCGGATGCTGCCGGATTCACCGCTTACCGTCTGCTGCGTCCCATCGGTTCGGATACGTACGTCATCCTGACAGAGTGGGAAGATGCAAAGGCGTTCGATATGTGGCGCCATACTCCGGCATTCAAGGATGCGTATGATACCTCCACTATGGATGCCCACGCAGGTCCGGCTGCCCACATATTCACGAGTGCCCCGTACTTATCACTCTATAGTTCGGTATCGGACGAAGAGGACGGACTGTAA
- a CDS encoding M20 metallopeptidase family protein yields MNDKLYTLLDESYEDMVSIRRHLHQHPEVSFHETETAKYIQTFYKELGVEYRSNVGGNGVVARIEGAKPGKTVALRADFDALPIQDQKDVPYKSTVEGVMHACGHDGHTAALLQLAKAIHTLKDELTGTYVFIHQHAEEYAPGGAISMIEDGCLDGVDVIFGTHLWSLLEANTVQYVSGPIMAAADRIEITVKGAGGHGASPHQTKDAIVIASQFVTNLQQLVSRRVDPIESAVVTIGSFISDNAFNIIADQAELLGTVRTFSPEIRDLMEREIQRIADGTALMHDAKIDVTYTRGYPAVVNHKQETEFLRDIARDVPGVKSVVEMVPQMGGEDFAYYLEQVPGTFFFTGAQPESAYPHHHPMFDFDESAMLTAAKTLGAAALRSQE; encoded by the coding sequence ATGAACGACAAGCTGTATACTCTGCTCGACGAATCCTACGAGGATATGGTCAGTATCCGGCGTCATCTGCATCAGCATCCGGAAGTCTCATTCCATGAAACGGAAACCGCAAAGTATATCCAGACTTTCTATAAAGAGTTGGGTGTCGAATACCGGAGCAATGTAGGCGGCAATGGTGTTGTCGCGCGCATTGAAGGTGCGAAGCCCGGCAAGACCGTAGCGCTCCGGGCAGATTTCGACGCCCTGCCGATCCAGGATCAGAAAGACGTCCCCTACAAATCGACAGTCGAAGGCGTCATGCACGCTTGCGGCCATGACGGACATACAGCAGCGCTGCTCCAGCTCGCAAAGGCAATCCATACGCTGAAAGATGAACTTACCGGTACGTACGTCTTCATCCACCAGCACGCGGAAGAATATGCGCCGGGCGGAGCCATTTCGATGATCGAAGACGGCTGCCTTGACGGTGTGGATGTCATCTTCGGCACGCACCTCTGGTCGCTCCTTGAAGCGAATACGGTCCAGTATGTCAGCGGGCCGATCATGGCGGCTGCCGACCGGATCGAGATCACGGTGAAAGGCGCGGGCGGCCACGGGGCATCCCCTCATCAGACGAAGGACGCTATCGTCATCGCCTCCCAGTTCGTCACGAATCTGCAGCAGCTCGTATCCCGGCGTGTCGACCCGATCGAATCCGCCGTTGTCACGATCGGTTCGTTCATATCCGACAACGCGTTCAATATCATTGCCGATCAGGCGGAGCTCCTCGGCACGGTACGGACATTCTCCCCCGAAATCCGGGATCTGATGGAACGGGAAATCCAGCGTATTGCGGACGGCACCGCCCTCATGCACGATGCAAAGATCGACGTGACCTACACGCGCGGCTATCCGGCAGTCGTGAACCATAAACAGGAGACTGAATTCCTCCGGGACATCGCCCGGGACGTTCCTGGCGTGAAGTCGGTCGTTGAGATGGTGCCGCAGATGGGCGGCGAGGACTTCGCCTACTATCTGGAGCAGGTGCCCGGCACCTTCTTCTTCACAGGCGCCCAGCCGGAATCGGCCTACCCGCATCACCACCCGATGTTCGACTTTGACGAATCCGCAATGCTGACTGCCGCCAAAACGCTCGGCGCAGCGGCATTGCGTTCGCAGGAATAA
- a CDS encoding competence protein ComK, with protein MHSQQQFGNYLINSDTFVLQPIHADFKTTTRVIERHTEFSLPKKPIQIVRKTCELYGSSLKTRTLTARRALGNRHKTPIVVAHAFDTPYIFLPTMSPASDDNMWISYHAITDFKEESSGCSIHLENGRIVKVNVSTPTMWRQFAFAALLERDFEKKQFMLQRPRMVVAQHGSFTYPVAGDTE; from the coding sequence ATGCACTCACAGCAGCAATTCGGCAATTACCTCATCAACTCGGATACGTTCGTTCTGCAGCCCATCCATGCAGATTTCAAGACGACGACCCGTGTGATTGAACGGCATACGGAATTCTCCCTGCCGAAGAAACCGATCCAGATCGTTCGGAAGACATGCGAGCTGTACGGCTCCTCACTGAAGACCCGTACGCTCACCGCCCGCCGGGCACTCGGCAACCGTCATAAGACGCCGATCGTCGTCGCTCACGCATTCGACACACCGTACATCTTCCTGCCGACCATGTCGCCGGCTTCGGATGACAACATGTGGATTTCGTACCACGCCATCACCGACTTCAAGGAGGAGTCCTCCGGCTGTTCCATCCATCTTGAAAATGGCCGTATAGTGAAAGTCAATGTTTCGACACCGACGATGTGGCGGCAGTTCGCTTTTGCCGCATTGCTCGAACGGGACTTCGAAAAGAAACAGTTCATGCTTCAGCGTCCGCGGATGGTGGTCGCCCAGCATGGCAGTTTCACATATCCTGTTGCCGGAGATACCGAGTGA
- a CDS encoding nuclear transport factor 2 family protein, translating into MKKTAVLFGTAALVLTLGACGGEDSSENSQGSVNDGEQTNEYGSIDHGVKDKGTEMEGKDGGDVGFSLNGGDIEEASGVPEDQKEAIEKAFSEYIDTLNAGDVDAYLATLSEEGYDLGEERAATEELLTENELTRTPEDLTIVEYTEDEAQVFTVMKTAVKSKASGEEDVSSGRQVTVMNHEDGNWKVKSVHYIGDLEKEK; encoded by the coding sequence ATGAAGAAAACGGCAGTATTGTTCGGAACAGCAGCATTGGTGCTGACGCTCGGTGCGTGCGGCGGTGAAGACAGCAGCGAAAACAGCCAGGGATCGGTCAATGACGGGGAACAGACGAATGAATATGGCAGCATCGATCACGGCGTGAAAGATAAAGGGACGGAAATGGAAGGCAAGGACGGGGGCGACGTCGGCTTCAGCCTGAACGGCGGCGATATCGAAGAAGCATCCGGTGTCCCGGAAGATCAGAAGGAAGCGATCGAAAAGGCGTTCAGCGAGTACATCGATACACTGAATGCCGGCGATGTGGATGCGTACCTTGCCACACTTTCCGAAGAAGGCTATGACCTCGGCGAAGAACGTGCGGCGACCGAGGAGCTGCTTACTGAAAATGAGCTGACACGCACTCCGGAGGACTTGACGATTGTCGAGTATACGGAGGATGAAGCGCAGGTCTTCACGGTGATGAAGACGGCCGTCAAGTCCAAGGCAAGCGGTGAAGAGGACGTCAGCAGCGGACGTCAGGTGACGGTCATGAACCATGAGGACGGCAACTGGAAAGTGAAATCGGTCCACTACATCGGAGACTTGGAGAAGGAAAAATAA
- a CDS encoding response regulator: protein MTKILIVDDHQLFREGVKRILAFEDSFEVVAEGDDGSEVFTLYEEHRPDVVLMDINMPRMNGIEATEQLTSKYPDAKVIVLSIHDDESYVSQALKTGALGYMLKEMDADAIVQAIKVVAAGGSYLHPKVTHNLVTEYRRLSEREHKGSFHQHEIRRPLHLLTKRECEVLQLLTDGQSNRAIGETLFISEKTVKNHVSSILQKMNVNDRTQAVVTAIKNGWVEVK from the coding sequence ATGACAAAGATCTTAATAGTAGACGACCACCAACTATTCCGGGAAGGTGTGAAGCGGATTCTTGCATTCGAAGATTCGTTCGAAGTGGTAGCCGAAGGGGACGACGGCAGTGAAGTGTTCACTCTGTATGAAGAACACCGTCCGGATGTCGTCCTGATGGACATCAACATGCCGCGCATGAACGGTATCGAGGCGACAGAGCAATTGACATCCAAATACCCGGATGCGAAAGTCATCGTCCTGTCCATCCATGATGATGAGTCGTACGTTTCTCAGGCACTGAAAACCGGTGCACTCGGCTATATGCTGAAAGAGATGGATGCGGATGCAATCGTCCAGGCGATCAAAGTTGTGGCGGCAGGGGGATCGTACCTGCATCCGAAAGTGACGCACAACCTTGTGACCGAATATCGCAGATTGAGCGAACGCGAGCATAAAGGCTCGTTCCATCAGCACGAAATCCGCCGTCCGCTCCACCTGCTGACGAAGCGGGAATGTGAAGTGCTGCAGCTGCTGACGGACGGCCAAAGCAACCGGGCGATCGGTGAGACACTGTTCATCTCCGAGAAGACGGTCAAGAACCACGTGTCCAGCATCCTGCAGAAGATGAATGTCAACGACCGGACACAGGCAGTCGTCACGGCCATCAAGAACGGCTGGGTTGAAGTCAAGTAA
- a CDS encoding sensor histidine kinase, with protein MNKPAIDIQKLEGIFGSMVNVMDQSKNDIFMISEQSRRSYESMQRELLLVKEDISRVITEGDHLEEMTRHSRRRLADVSRNFVNYSEQEVRKAYEVANDLLVRLSVNRMEEKQLRMTRDDLDRRLAELLHTIERADQLVNQVSTVINYLTSDLKDVGEALETARHKEDFAIRIIQAQEEERKRVSREIHDGPAQMMANVLIRSGLVEKVYEQKGPEQALIEFRDLKEMVRSSLYEVRRIIYDLRPMAIDDLGVVPTLKKYLSTLMEYEPDVRIHFQSIGEASRFESSFEVAVFRMVQESVTNAIKHGNSRDVWVKVEWLCESMNALIKDNGSGFDQNEVKEKSFGIIGMKERIDLLKGELKITSEVGRGTSVFFTIPFSPDSK; from the coding sequence GTGAACAAGCCGGCAATAGATATCCAGAAACTGGAAGGTATCTTTGGCAGCATGGTGAATGTGATGGATCAGTCGAAAAACGACATTTTTATGATCAGTGAACAGAGCCGGCGCAGTTACGAGTCCATGCAGCGTGAGCTTCTTCTCGTCAAGGAAGATATTTCCCGGGTAATAACCGAAGGGGACCACCTTGAAGAGATGACACGCCACTCACGCAGAAGGCTTGCTGATGTCTCCAGGAATTTTGTAAACTATTCAGAGCAGGAAGTGCGGAAAGCCTATGAGGTGGCCAATGATCTGCTTGTCAGGCTTTCGGTGAACCGCATGGAAGAAAAGCAGCTGCGCATGACACGTGACGATCTCGACCGCCGCCTGGCGGAGCTGCTCCACACGATCGAACGTGCGGATCAGCTCGTGAACCAAGTGTCCACAGTCATTAATTACCTGACATCGGACTTGAAAGATGTAGGGGAAGCACTCGAGACCGCACGGCATAAGGAAGACTTCGCAATCCGGATCATCCAGGCCCAGGAAGAGGAACGCAAACGAGTTTCCCGGGAAATACACGACGGTCCTGCGCAAATGATGGCCAATGTGCTGATCCGTTCAGGGCTTGTTGAGAAAGTGTATGAACAGAAAGGGCCGGAGCAGGCGCTGATCGAGTTCAGGGATCTGAAGGAGATGGTCCGCAGCTCATTGTATGAAGTGCGGAGAATCATATATGATCTACGGCCGATGGCAATCGATGATCTCGGCGTTGTGCCGACTTTGAAGAAGTATCTGTCGACATTGATGGAATACGAACCTGACGTCCGGATCCATTTCCAGAGCATCGGCGAAGCAAGCCGCTTCGAATCCAGTTTCGAAGTAGCGGTGTTCCGGATGGTCCAGGAATCCGTCACGAACGCTATCAAGCATGGCAACAGCCGTGACGTCTGGGTGAAAGTCGAATGGCTGTGTGAATCCATGAATGCACTTATCAAGGATAACGGCAGCGGCTTCGATCAGAATGAAGTGAAAGAGAAATCATTCGGGATCATCGGGATGAAAGAGCGTATCGACCTGCTGAAAGGTGAGCTGAAAATCACCTCTGAAGTCGGCAGGGGGACAAGCGTCTTCTTCACTATCCCGTTCAGTCCCGATTCGAAGTGA
- a CDS encoding YigZ family protein yields the protein MRPDYQTVKQQGETEIVISKSRFIASVKRTESEEEALEFIRQIKQEHASATHNCSAYLIGEHDHIQKANDDGEPSGTAGVPMLEVLKKQGLKDATVVVTRYFGGIKLGGGGLIRAYGRSASEGVAAAGIVERRLHSTMEVTVDYTALGKVENEVRQSRWPLDRIDYGEHVMLSVFVPVGEVGDFRDWMADLTNGQGEVVEGEKIFLEFSV from the coding sequence ATGAGACCTGACTATCAGACCGTGAAACAGCAGGGCGAGACGGAAATTGTCATTAGTAAATCACGCTTCATTGCCTCCGTCAAACGTACTGAATCGGAAGAGGAAGCATTGGAATTCATCCGGCAGATCAAGCAGGAGCATGCCTCCGCTACGCATAATTGCTCAGCTTACCTGATTGGTGAGCATGATCACATCCAAAAAGCGAACGATGACGGAGAGCCATCCGGGACAGCCGGTGTCCCGATGCTCGAAGTGCTGAAAAAACAAGGGCTGAAAGATGCAACCGTCGTCGTGACCCGTTACTTTGGAGGCATTAAACTAGGTGGCGGCGGTCTGATCCGTGCATACGGACGTTCTGCATCGGAAGGAGTTGCAGCAGCCGGGATTGTAGAGCGCAGGCTTCACAGTACGATGGAAGTGACGGTCGACTATACAGCCCTCGGAAAAGTGGAAAATGAAGTGCGGCAGTCCCGCTGGCCGCTCGATCGCATCGATTATGGCGAACATGTCATGCTGTCGGTTTTTGTCCCGGTCGGCGAGGTCGGTGACTTCAGGGACTGGATGGCTGATCTGACAAACGGGCAGGGGGAAGTTGTTGAAGGGGAAAAGATATTCCTGGAGTTTTCCGTTTGA
- a CDS encoding LCP family protein — MKRKDYKKSKRRSSKTRLALKIGLVAAIAALFTVAIYGVTLHKKAELAADRAYEAIPDRSPRTTDKETRIQPAKDNVSVLFIGVDDSDDRQQGDSNSRADALLIATLNPKLKTVKLLSIPRDSYVYIPEVDYKDKITHANAYGGTKATVETVEEMLDIPVDYYLKTNFNAFIDVVDALGGVDVDVPYERIEKDETDAGTIHLMPGLQTLDGRHALALARTRKLDNDIERGKRQQMIIQAMMDKAKSPAAITKFGEVIEALGDNVKTNMTYKEMLSFLEYAKGGMPSVDTLTLEGDDDWGTGVYYWKLNEEDLQQKRLILQSHLGLISPSGTDVDDEESGLYGTDSAGLPSEDADSGSDTDDN; from the coding sequence ATGAAACGGAAAGACTATAAGAAGTCAAAGCGCAGGTCATCCAAGACCCGGCTCGCACTGAAGATCGGGCTCGTGGCAGCCATCGCTGCATTGTTCACAGTCGCCATCTACGGCGTGACGCTTCACAAAAAGGCGGAATTGGCAGCCGACCGGGCATATGAAGCGATCCCTGACCGTTCCCCTAGGACTACGGACAAAGAAACACGCATCCAGCCGGCCAAGGACAATGTATCCGTCCTGTTCATCGGCGTCGATGACAGCGATGACCGGCAGCAGGGAGACAGCAACAGCCGGGCCGATGCGCTGCTCATCGCAACATTGAACCCAAAACTGAAGACCGTCAAACTGCTCAGCATCCCGCGGGATTCCTACGTATACATTCCTGAAGTCGATTACAAAGACAAAATCACACACGCCAATGCCTATGGCGGGACAAAAGCGACAGTCGAAACTGTCGAAGAGATGCTCGATATCCCTGTCGATTATTATTTGAAGACGAACTTCAATGCATTCATCGATGTCGTTGATGCGCTCGGCGGCGTGGACGTCGATGTGCCGTATGAGCGTATCGAAAAAGATGAGACGGACGCCGGAACGATCCACCTGATGCCGGGTCTTCAGACACTCGACGGGCGACATGCCCTGGCCCTCGCCCGGACGCGTAAACTGGATAATGATATCGAACGCGGCAAACGCCAGCAGATGATCATCCAGGCAATGATGGACAAGGCGAAGTCGCCTGCAGCCATCACGAAATTCGGCGAAGTGATCGAAGCGCTCGGCGATAATGTCAAGACCAACATGACCTACAAAGAGATGCTGTCGTTCCTTGAATATGCAAAAGGCGGCATGCCATCCGTCGACACGCTGACGCTGGAAGGCGATGATGATTGGGGTACCGGAGTCTACTACTGGAAGCTGAATGAAGAAGACCTCCAGCAGAAACGGCTCATCCTCCAATCCCATCTCGGGCTGATTTCCCCTTCTGGCACCGACGTCGATGATGAAGAATCCGGTCTTTACGGCACGGACAGCGCCGGTCTTCCAAGTGAAGACGCCGACAGCGGATCCGACACAGACGATAATTGA
- a CDS encoding glycosyltransferase family 4 protein produces the protein MLFLAMAAAFVGAIILTPLVIKFAFRIGAVDRPNYRKVHAAVMPRIGGLAIFGAFLIGYAILLPKDEHAAGILIGAVIIIAVGFFDDMLEITAKAKMLGQLAAAVVVITVGGMQIEVLNLPFIGQIEFGFLSIPITLLWIVGITNAINLIDGLDGLAAGVSTIAFISISVMALIMHDPFVLATAAILAASSIGFLVFNFHPAKIFMGDTGSLFLGFMISVLALLGFKNVAVVSLVIPIIILGVPISDTFFAIVRRIRMKQSITAPDKSHLHHCLLRAGFSHRQTVLVIYGIAILFGIAAVLFSQATVWGAILLLGVILLAIELFVEIIGLAGTNYRPILNLVRMIGK, from the coding sequence ATGTTATTCCTGGCTATGGCGGCTGCATTTGTCGGCGCCATCATACTAACTCCGCTTGTTATAAAATTCGCATTCCGGATCGGTGCAGTTGACCGGCCGAACTATCGTAAAGTACATGCTGCGGTCATGCCGCGCATCGGAGGTCTTGCGATCTTCGGTGCCTTTCTGATCGGCTATGCTATATTGCTCCCTAAAGATGAACACGCTGCCGGAATCCTGATCGGTGCAGTGATCATCATTGCAGTCGGTTTCTTCGATGATATGCTTGAAATCACAGCGAAGGCGAAAATGCTCGGCCAGCTGGCTGCGGCAGTGGTCGTCATCACGGTCGGCGGCATGCAGATCGAAGTCCTGAACCTGCCATTCATCGGACAGATTGAATTTGGGTTCCTGAGCATCCCGATCACCTTGCTGTGGATCGTCGGTATCACGAATGCCATCAACCTGATCGACGGGCTGGACGGACTGGCTGCAGGGGTTTCGACCATTGCATTCATTTCCATCTCCGTCATGGCACTTATCATGCACGATCCGTTCGTTCTTGCCACGGCTGCCATCCTTGCCGCAAGTTCCATTGGATTCCTTGTGTTCAACTTCCATCCCGCCAAGATCTTCATGGGGGATACGGGATCGCTGTTCCTCGGCTTCATGATTTCCGTTCTGGCGCTACTTGGATTCAAGAATGTCGCAGTTGTTTCGCTCGTCATTCCGATTATTATACTCGGTGTGCCGATATCCGATACCTTCTTCGCGATTGTGCGTCGGATCCGCATGAAGCAGTCGATCACCGCACCGGATAAATCACACTTGCATCACTGTCTGCTGCGGGCTGGGTTCTCCCACCGTCAGACGGTACTCGTCATTTACGGCATTGCCATTCTGTTCGGAATTGCAGCGGTCCTGTTCTCACAGGCGACCGTCTGGGGAGCGATCCTTCTCCTCGGTGTCATCCTGCTCGCCATTGAATTGTTCGTGGAGATCATCGGACTGGCTGGTACAAATTACCGGCCGATCTTGAACCTGGTCCGCATGATCGGAAAATAA
- the secA2 gene encoding accessory Sec system translocase SecA2 — protein MLSIFKRSNQTSDRQLKKYRKVVNHINKLEPDYVDLTDDQLAEKTVEFKERIQTGETVQQIIPEAFAVVREASNRVLGMRHFDVQLIGGMVLAEGNIAEMPTGEGKTLVASLPSYVRALEGKGVHVITVNDYLARRDFEQIGQIHRFLGLTVGLNVPMMQGLEKKEAYDADITYGVGTEFGFDYLRDNMAQHISQKVQRPYHYAIIDEVDSVLIDEAKTPLIVAGKMQADADLHMIAARLAKRFKQGVDFDFDDETKSTALTEAGIEKVEKAFGVDNLYDLEHQTLYHYMIQAVRAHVIFKRDVDYIVRDQKIELVDMFTGRIMEGRTLSDGLHQAIEAKENLPITDENKAQAQITIQNYFRMYPKLCGMTGTAKTQEKEFREVYNMQVIQIPTNRPRQRIDQPDYVFATIDDKYKAMAKEVAKRHESGQPVLVGTTSILQSEKVVGYLDEHKLDYNLLNAKSVEQEVELISNAGQKGHITVATNMAGRGTDIVLGEGVEDLGGLFVLGTEKHESRRVDNQLRGRSGRQGDKGESRFFLSLEDDMFKRFAKDDLEKFQKKAETDETGLVLNKDVNELTERTQRIVEGSHYSMREYNLKLDDVINDQRNVLYALRDKVLERENIIGTLEGMLHETMEFVIYDSCPEGETPDQWDFDRIETTMNSLLHKPAELPRTFEKPVQIVKFYEEPLDELVAYIRSFEDNEQVNALIPQVMLSHIDSMWVKHLEVMTRLKEGIGLRSYGQEDPMRIYQREGLELFGKHYQKLRRSIASEVIQFLKMLTEQQEEQAQEVN, from the coding sequence ATGCTATCCATTTTCAAACGATCGAACCAAACGAGTGACCGGCAGCTCAAGAAGTACCGGAAAGTCGTAAACCATATAAATAAACTGGAGCCTGATTATGTCGATTTGACAGACGATCAGCTCGCTGAAAAGACCGTCGAATTCAAAGAACGCATCCAAACTGGCGAAACGGTCCAGCAGATCATTCCTGAAGCCTTTGCTGTCGTGCGCGAAGCATCGAATCGTGTACTCGGCATGCGTCACTTCGACGTCCAGCTGATCGGCGGAATGGTGCTGGCGGAAGGCAACATCGCCGAGATGCCGACAGGTGAAGGAAAGACGCTCGTCGCCTCCCTTCCCTCTTACGTACGTGCCCTTGAAGGAAAAGGCGTCCATGTCATTACAGTCAATGACTACCTGGCGCGCCGTGACTTTGAACAGATCGGACAGATCCATCGTTTCCTCGGTCTTACGGTCGGCCTGAACGTGCCGATGATGCAGGGGCTCGAGAAAAAAGAGGCATATGATGCGGATATCACGTACGGTGTCGGCACTGAATTCGGCTTCGACTACTTGCGCGATAACATGGCGCAGCATATCAGCCAGAAAGTGCAGCGTCCGTATCATTACGCCATCATCGATGAAGTCGACAGCGTGCTGATCGACGAAGCGAAGACGCCGCTCATCGTGGCGGGCAAGATGCAGGCGGATGCCGATCTTCATATGATCGCCGCCCGTCTTGCGAAACGGTTCAAACAGGGTGTCGATTTCGACTTTGATGACGAAACGAAGTCGACTGCCCTGACGGAAGCTGGTATCGAGAAAGTCGAAAAAGCGTTCGGTGTCGACAATCTGTATGACCTCGAGCACCAGACGCTGTACCACTACATGATCCAGGCGGTCCGCGCCCATGTCATTTTCAAACGTGACGTGGACTATATTGTCAGAGATCAGAAAATCGAGCTTGTCGACATGTTCACCGGCCGGATCATGGAAGGCCGTACGCTGTCGGATGGACTTCATCAGGCAATCGAAGCGAAGGAGAACCTGCCGATCACTGACGAAAACAAAGCGCAGGCACAGATCACGATCCAGAACTATTTCCGCATGTATCCGAAGCTGTGCGGCATGACCGGCACGGCGAAAACACAGGAGAAAGAGTTCCGGGAAGTGTATAACATGCAGGTCATCCAGATTCCGACGAACCGGCCCCGCCAGCGGATCGATCAGCCGGACTATGTATTTGCAACAATTGATGACAAATACAAAGCGATGGCGAAGGAAGTCGCAAAACGTCATGAATCCGGCCAGCCGGTTCTTGTCGGAACGACGTCGATCCTGCAGTCGGAAAAAGTCGTCGGATATTTGGATGAACATAAGCTCGACTACAATCTGCTCAATGCGAAAAGTGTCGAGCAGGAAGTCGAATTGATCTCGAACGCCGGGCAAAAAGGGCACATCACGGTCGCGACCAACATGGCAGGCCGCGGAACCGACATCGTTCTCGGTGAAGGGGTGGAAGATCTCGGCGGATTGTTCGTTCTCGGGACGGAAAAGCACGAAAGCCGCCGCGTCGACAACCAATTACGGGGCCGTTCGGGCCGTCAGGGGGACAAAGGCGAATCTCGGTTCTTCCTGTCGCTTGAGGACGATATGTTCAAACGGTTCGCAAAAGACGATTTGGAGAAATTCCAGAAAAAAGCCGAGACGGATGAAACCGGACTGGTGCTGAACAAAGACGTGAACGAACTGACGGAACGGACGCAGCGGATCGTCGAAGGGTCGCATTATTCGATGCGCGAGTACAATCTGAAGCTGGATGATGTTATCAACGATCAGCGGAATGTCCTGTATGCATTGCGGGATAAGGTGCTGGAGAGGGAAAACATTATCGGTACGCTCGAAGGGATGCTGCACGAAACGATGGAGTTCGTCATATACGACAGCTGCCCGGAGGGGGAGACACCGGATCAGTGGGATTTCGACCGGATCGAGACGACGATGAATTCCCTGCTGCACAAGCCGGCTGAATTGCCGCGCACGTTCGAGAAACCGGTGCAGATCGTGAAATTCTATGAAGAACCTCTCGATGAATTGGTTGCATACATCCGTTCGTTTGAGGATAATGAGCAGGTGAACGCGCTGATTCCGCAAGTGATGCTCAGCCATATCGATTCCATGTGGGTGAAACATCTGGAAGTCATGACCCGGCTGAAGGAAGGGATCGGACTCCGGTCGTATGGACAGGAGGATCCGATGCGGATTTATCAGCGTGAAGGACTGGAGCTGTTCGGCAAGCATTATCAGAAATTGCGCCGCAGCATTGCGTCCGAAGTGATCCAATTCTTGAAGATGCTGACGGAACAGCAGGAAGAACAAGCACAGGAGGTTAACTGA
- a CDS encoding accessory Sec system S-layer assembly protein: MNFLSLFKKTEKTGKDSTIDSEELMAGTSGQGGDEDIETSLSLHPSWQLPQEQEYVFRFLANELEPLKPNQISLSGIDIDVEPATGDFLVKAFFRSSLDQTITVGEVELMLLDKEGKTIGSQQFDLSELGEIQPRSARPWVFVFTKDNLFVEEPPAEDWKLAFNVQSMVPHKLELEESWEQGLPAEQKAALEEVVGNLPKLKPREVNIAGFQALKQDDGSIAASVFIRNGHSKQINIEKLPLELIDASGEVVASGSFDIGSLPVNANTTKPWTFIYPKEMVTKDEPDFSRWTIRVPQ, encoded by the coding sequence ATGAATTTCTTATCATTATTTAAGAAGACCGAGAAAACAGGCAAAGACAGCACGATCGATTCAGAAGAGCTGATGGCGGGAACTTCCGGACAAGGCGGAGACGAGGATATCGAAACGTCGCTGTCCCTCCACCCGTCCTGGCAGCTCCCGCAGGAACAGGAATATGTATTCCGTTTCCTCGCCAATGAATTGGAGCCGCTGAAACCTAACCAGATCTCCCTTTCCGGCATCGACATCGACGTCGAACCGGCAACTGGTGATTTCCTCGTGAAAGCATTCTTCCGTTCGTCGCTCGATCAGACGATCACGGTCGGCGAGGTGGAACTGATGCTCTTGGACAAAGAGGGCAAAACGATCGGTTCCCAGCAGTTCGACTTGAGTGAGCTCGGCGAAATCCAGCCGCGCAGCGCCCGCCCGTGGGTGTTCGTCTTCACGAAGGACAACCTGTTCGTCGAAGAGCCGCCTGCAGAGGACTGGAAACTCGCCTTCAACGTGCAGTCGATGGTGCCGCACAAGCTCGAGCTCGAAGAATCGTGGGAACAGGGACTTCCGGCTGAGCAGAAGGCCGCGTTGGAGGAAGTCGTCGGCAATCTGCCGAAACTGAAGCCGCGCGAAGTGAATATCGCCGGATTCCAGGCATTAAAACAGGATGACGGCAGCATCGCGGCATCGGTATTCATCCGGAATGGCCACTCGAAGCAGATCAACATCGAAAAACTGCCGCTCGAGCTGATCGACGCCTCCGGTGAAGTGGTGGCAAGCGGCTCGTTCGATATCGGCTCCCTGCCGGTCAATGCAAATACGACAAAACCATGGACATTCATCTATCCGAAAGAAATGGTGACAAAAGACGAACCGGATTTCTCCCGTTGGACGATCCGGGTTCCTCAGTAA